The proteins below come from a single Bombus pyrosoma isolate SC7728 linkage group LG10, ASM1482585v1, whole genome shotgun sequence genomic window:
- the LOC122572033 gene encoding uncharacterized protein LOC122572033 isoform X1 translates to MPEVASSTVSSTSSSRLKAETATSRSGGIAGRQLAIEIETIERRVCATRRDLFVPVTIDPRPSRAVHCPDLNACLVNESRTGHEQVDCQAIHFGYAIPVNVVPLETDPRLAELVLDHSTELSRRAASFLLEHHPQLRQQRQTQHERCSSMAATAKHDLRQKFPTETSTSGDEDIAAIAKQISDHAEAIYQTWKSRGLAPTEILNCHSNATAADKFGTALTPTSASNSPNSTGKVTPTSSSPATAVDILSQTPNLDNGNLEKLVNNFVVEDKARLAASRQRSPSKTLPSSIQFALEKFEKNSMQQQQQPQTSPLKNSNVGSQVKPKQGTVLLSPTSPFANKPSQIVKPQVSTKIPGAHHREVFLETIETTFPADITPSKIAQQKRPTSTVITSPTASNLDDPSTNSGLTTWPLKNKLNESKRVTDPSRSPQQEVKSLTSKEEKRNSGSNSSVYLDEVAREEERLINALKTGSVITEEPVERTVPLTRQKPAIKREKPKVEPVKPIIIGHNHHASGLVTTSGAVVNSAASPTPGSNASATSDTKSLSKDDLSNMSMVDYAKVRYRAAQQNPPTQQRLEEQKTNNNFNSTEQLVSTTRSKFETEIQKDKETNKDEKDPVTSRWGPRINSPRPRIEQVPHPELTTQQKQHIRAAAATGTGNNPIRPFLTRGSVAERVLIFEKCPSELLLDKRGPRQPAINTWRTGHDVQNKAQTYAKDKTQQKSLPPHTTLQRHVKANRNVHIPRFYFPGGKPLPLSQVEATIARITAAFQTLPGHRASRAQFHAITKACDLPLYWKVPLFLAAGGDQTGYVEMNAFLEFWKELSNTYHDAASKFIRITTRGQRNNILPEDLIPLVQDVVETHPGLTFLKEATEFHSRYVHTVIARIFYCVNRSWSGRISVAELRRSNLLSVIAILEHEEDINQVTAYFSYEHFYVIYCKFWELDRDHDLFIDKTDLTKHNDHALSKRMIARIFSGAVTRGGVKSGNGVQQPQDKMSYTEFVWFLLSEEDKNHPTAIEYWFRCMDLDGDGYLSMYELEYFYEEQLHRMEAIGLETLPFEDCLCQMLDMIKPATPGKISLSDLKKCKMTSIFFDTFFNLEKYLDHEQRDPFASAREHDPDGHELSDWDRFAAEEYELLVTEESGNEQNEQMSNDSMSEDVFSQNLEVLDGESVDVLQGIDTEFQEYPDLSMNSPLDFNCQQSRYQYYDSGDSDDYAESDN, encoded by the exons ATGCCAGAAGTGGCATCGTCAACGGTATCATCGACATCGTCATCGAGGCTCAAAGCGGAGACGGCGACGTCGAGGTCTGGCGGTATCGCTGGCCGACAGCTGGCGATAGAAATCGAGACGATCGAGCGCCGGGTCTGCGCCACCCGTCGCGACCTCTTCGTCCCCGTGACCATCGATCCGCGGCCCAGTCGGGCTGTCCACTGTCCCGATCTGAACGCCTGTTTGGTGAACGAGTCTCGAACCGGCCACGAACAGGTAGACTGTCAGGCGATTCACTTTGGCTACGCGATCCCGGTGAACGTAGTCCCCCTCGAGACCGATCCACGGCTCGCCGAGCTCGTCTTGGACCACTCGACCGAGTTAAGCAGACGCGCCGCGAGCTTCTTGCTCGAGCACCATCCCCAGCTGCGTCAGCAACGACAGACACAGCACGAACGCTGCTCAAGCATGGCAGCCACCGCGAAGCACGACCTACGTCAGAAGTTTCCGACAGAAACGTCGACGTCCGGTGACGAGGATATTGCCGCTATCGCCAAGCAGATCAGCGATCACGCGGAGGCGATCTATCAGACATGGAAGAGTCGAGGACTAGCTCCTACAGAGATATTGAATTGCCACAGTAATGCTACGGCCGCGGACAAATTTGGAACTGCTCTTACGCCGACTTCCGCGTCCAATAGCCCGAATAGTACGGGAAAAGTTACTCCTACGAGCTCTAGCCCTGCCACCGCGGTGGATATATTGAGTCAAACGCCGAATCTCGATAACGGGAACTTGGAGAAGCTAGTGAACAATTTCGTAGTGGAGGACAAGGCTAGGTTAGCTGCGTCGAGGCAGAGGTCGCCGTCAAAGACTCTGCCCTCGTCGATACAATTCGCGTTGGAGAAGTTCGAGAAGAACTCGatgcagcagcagcaacaaccgCAGACTTCTCCTTTGAAGAACAGCAACGTTGGTAGTCAAGTGAAACCGAAACAGGGAACTGTTTTGTTGTCTCCGACGTCCCCTTTCGCGAACAAGCCGTCGCAGATAGTGAAGCCTCAGGTATCCACAAAGATTCCCGGTGCTCATCACCGGGAAGTGTTTCTAGAAACCATAGAGACCACTTTTCCGGCGGACATAACGCCGTCGAAGATCGCCCAGCAGAAGAGGCCGACGAGTACGGTAATCACCTCTCCCACTGCCTCTAATCTCGATGATCCTTCGACGAATTCAGGACTGACTACGTGGCCCTTAAAGAACAAattaaatgaaagtaaaagagTGACAGATCCTTCCAGATCGCCTCAACAGGAAGTTAAATCGTTGACAAGTaaggaggagaaaagaaatagtGGCTCTAATTCGAGCGTTTACCTCGACGAGGTCGCTCGTGAGGAGGAAAGACTGATAAATGCCCTGAAGACGGGCTCGGTGATCACAGAGGAGCCCGTAGAACGAACAGTACCTCTGACTCGCCAGAAACCGGCGATAAAGAGGGAGAAGCCGAAGGTGGAGCCTGTTAAACCGATAATTATCGGTCACAATCATCACGCAAGCGGTCTGGTGACCACTTCTGGCGCAGTAGTGAACAGTGCCGCGTCTCCGACGCCTGGTAGCAACGCCAGTGCCACATCGGATACGAAATCTCTAAGCAAGGATGATTTGTCAAACATGTCAATGGTGGATTACGCGAAAGTCAGATACAGAGCGGCTCAGCAAAATCCTCCGACTCAACAGAGGCTGGAGGAGCAGAAAACAAACAACAACTTCAATTCTACAGAGCAACTGGTGTCGACCACGAGGTCCAAGTTCGAAACGGAGATACAAAAGGACAAGGAAACTAACAAAGACGAGAAGGATCCTGTTACGTCTAGATGGGGTCCTAGAATAAATTCTCCTAGGCCGAGAATCGAACAAGTGCCCCATCCGGAATTGACCACGCAACAGAAGCAGCATATAAGAGCTGCTGCCGCGACTGGCACCGGAAACAATCCTATTAGACCGTTTTTGACCAGAGGATCCGTCGCGGAACGCGTTTTGATCTTCGAGAAGTGTCCGAGTGAGCTGTTGCTTGACAAACGGGGGCCACGGCAACCGGCAATCAACACTTGGAGAACCGGGCACGATGTTCAAAACAAAGCTCAG ACGTACGCGAAAGACAAGACACAGCAAAAGAGCTTGCCACCGCACACGACACTCCAGAGGCACGTGAAAGCGAACAGAAACGTTCACATACCACG ATTTTACTTTCCCGGAGGGAAACCTCTGCCATTGTCGCAAGTAGAGGCAACTATCGCGAGGATCACCGCTGCTTTCCAAACTCTTCCTGGTCATCGTGCATCTCGAGCCCAATTTCACGCTATCACCAAG GCATGCGACTTGCCGCTCTATTGGAAGGTGCCGCTTTTCCTTGCCGCCGGAGGAGATCAGACCGGCTACGTTGAGATGAACGCGTTCCTCGAGTTTTGGAAAGA ACTGTCGAACACCTACCATGACGCGGCAAGCAAGTTTATCCGAATCACAACCCGGGGCCAGAGGAACAATATACTACCAGAGGATTTGATCCCATTGGTACAAGACGTAGTCGAGACTCATCCCGGTTTAACTTTCCTCAAAGAAGCTACTGAGTTCCATTCACGCTACGTACACACG GTGATCGCCAGGATATTCTATTGTGTGAATCGAAGCTGGAGCGGAAGAATTTCCGTCGCCGAACTGCGAAGAAGCAACCTTCTGTCGGTGATAGCGATCCTCGAACACGAGGAGGACATCAATCAAGTGACTGCCTACTTCAGCTATGAGCATTTCTATGTGATCTACTGCAAATTCTGGGAGCTTGATCGAGATCACGATCTCTTCATCGATAAAACGGATCTCACAAAGCATAATGATCATG CTCTTTCCAAGCGTATGATCGCGAGAATATTCAGCGGTGCAGTGACCAGGGGTGGCGTGAAAAGCGGAAACGGCGTTCAACAACCCCAGGATAAAATGAGTTACACGGAATTCGTGTGGTTCTTGTTAAGCGAGGAGGACAAAAACCATCCGACTGCTATTGAATATTGGTTCAG ATGCATGGATCTCGATGGCGATGGATATTTGTCGATGTACGagctggaatatttttatgaagaacAGTTGCATCGTATGGAAGCGATTGGACTGGAAACGTTGCCCTTTGAGGATTGCCTTTGTCAG ATGTTGGACATGATCAAACCAGCGACGCCGGGAAAGATATCTCTAAGCGACTTGAAGAAGTGCAAGATGACCTCAATCTTCTTCGACACGTTCTTCAACCTCGAGAAGTACCTGGACCACGAGCAGAGAGATCCCTTCGCATCTGCTAGGGAGCATGACCCTGATGGTCACGAG CTGTCGGATTGGGACCGATTCGCAGCAGAGGAGTATGAACTGTTGGTCACCGAAGAGAGCGGTAACGAACAGAATGAGCAAAT GTCAAACGATTCCATGTCGGAAGACGTGTTTTCCCAAAACCTGGAGGTTCTGGACGGTGAATCCGTGGATGTGCTTCAGGGTATAGACACCGAATTCCAAGAATACCCCGATTTATCTATGAACAGTCCATTGGATTTCAACTGTCAACAGTCGAGGTACCAATATTACGACAGTGGTGACAGCGACGATTACGCTGAGAGCGATAATTGA
- the LOC122572033 gene encoding uncharacterized protein LOC122572033 isoform X2 gives MPEVASSTVSSTSSSRLKAETATSRSGGIAGRQLAIEIETIERRVCATRRDLFVPVTIDPRPSRAVHCPDLNACLVNESRTGHEQVDCQAIHFGYAIPVNVVPLETDPRLAELVLDHSTELSRRAASFLLEHHPQLRQQRQTQHERCSSMAATAKHDLRQKFPTETSTSGDEDIAAIAKQISDHAEAIYQTWKSRGLAPTEILNCHSNATAADKFGTALTPTSASNSPNSTGKVTPTSSSPATAVDILSQTPNLDNGNLEKLVNNFVVEDKARLAASRQRSPSKTLPSSIQFALEKFEKNSMQQQQQPQTSPLKNSNVGSQVKPKQGTVLLSPTSPFANKPSQIVKPQVSTKIPGAHHREVFLETIETTFPADITPSKIAQQKRPTSTVITSPTASNLDDPSTNSGLTTWPLKNKLNESKRVTDPSRSPQQEVKSLTSKEEKRNSGSNSSVYLDEVAREEERLINALKTGSVITEEPVERTVPLTRQKPAIKREKPKVEPVKPIIIGHNHHASGLVTTSGAVVNSAASPTPGSNASATSDTKSLSKDDLSNMSMVDYAKVRYRAAQQNPPTQQRLEEQKTNNNFNSTEQLVSTTRSKFETEIQKDKETNKDEKDPVTSRWGPRINSPRPRIEQVPHPELTTQQKQHIRAAAATGTGNNPIRPFLTRGSVAERVLIFEKCPSELLLDKRGPRQPAINTWRTGHDVQNKAQTYAKDKTQQKSLPPHTTLQRHVKANRNVHIPRFYFPGGKPLPLSQVEATIARITAAFQTLPGHRASRAQFHAITKACDLPLYWKVPLFLAAGGDQTGYVEMNAFLEFWKELSNTYHDAASKFIRITTRGQRNNILPEDLIPLVQDVVETHPGLTFLKEATEFHSRYVHTVIARIFYCVNRSWSGRISVAELRRSNLLSVIAILEHEEDINQVTAYFSYEHFYVIYCKFWELDRDHDLFIDKTDLTKHNDHALSKRMIARIFSGAVTRGGVKSGNGVQQPQDKMSYTEFVWFLLSEEDKNHPTAIEYWFRCMDLDGDGYLSMYELEYFYEEQLHRMEAIGLETLPFEDCLCQMLDMIKPATPGKISLSDLKKCKMTSIFFDTFFNLEKYLDHEQRDPFASAREHDPDGHELSDWDRFAAEEYELLVTEESGNEQNEQMLCDDEM, from the exons ATGCCAGAAGTGGCATCGTCAACGGTATCATCGACATCGTCATCGAGGCTCAAAGCGGAGACGGCGACGTCGAGGTCTGGCGGTATCGCTGGCCGACAGCTGGCGATAGAAATCGAGACGATCGAGCGCCGGGTCTGCGCCACCCGTCGCGACCTCTTCGTCCCCGTGACCATCGATCCGCGGCCCAGTCGGGCTGTCCACTGTCCCGATCTGAACGCCTGTTTGGTGAACGAGTCTCGAACCGGCCACGAACAGGTAGACTGTCAGGCGATTCACTTTGGCTACGCGATCCCGGTGAACGTAGTCCCCCTCGAGACCGATCCACGGCTCGCCGAGCTCGTCTTGGACCACTCGACCGAGTTAAGCAGACGCGCCGCGAGCTTCTTGCTCGAGCACCATCCCCAGCTGCGTCAGCAACGACAGACACAGCACGAACGCTGCTCAAGCATGGCAGCCACCGCGAAGCACGACCTACGTCAGAAGTTTCCGACAGAAACGTCGACGTCCGGTGACGAGGATATTGCCGCTATCGCCAAGCAGATCAGCGATCACGCGGAGGCGATCTATCAGACATGGAAGAGTCGAGGACTAGCTCCTACAGAGATATTGAATTGCCACAGTAATGCTACGGCCGCGGACAAATTTGGAACTGCTCTTACGCCGACTTCCGCGTCCAATAGCCCGAATAGTACGGGAAAAGTTACTCCTACGAGCTCTAGCCCTGCCACCGCGGTGGATATATTGAGTCAAACGCCGAATCTCGATAACGGGAACTTGGAGAAGCTAGTGAACAATTTCGTAGTGGAGGACAAGGCTAGGTTAGCTGCGTCGAGGCAGAGGTCGCCGTCAAAGACTCTGCCCTCGTCGATACAATTCGCGTTGGAGAAGTTCGAGAAGAACTCGatgcagcagcagcaacaaccgCAGACTTCTCCTTTGAAGAACAGCAACGTTGGTAGTCAAGTGAAACCGAAACAGGGAACTGTTTTGTTGTCTCCGACGTCCCCTTTCGCGAACAAGCCGTCGCAGATAGTGAAGCCTCAGGTATCCACAAAGATTCCCGGTGCTCATCACCGGGAAGTGTTTCTAGAAACCATAGAGACCACTTTTCCGGCGGACATAACGCCGTCGAAGATCGCCCAGCAGAAGAGGCCGACGAGTACGGTAATCACCTCTCCCACTGCCTCTAATCTCGATGATCCTTCGACGAATTCAGGACTGACTACGTGGCCCTTAAAGAACAAattaaatgaaagtaaaagagTGACAGATCCTTCCAGATCGCCTCAACAGGAAGTTAAATCGTTGACAAGTaaggaggagaaaagaaatagtGGCTCTAATTCGAGCGTTTACCTCGACGAGGTCGCTCGTGAGGAGGAAAGACTGATAAATGCCCTGAAGACGGGCTCGGTGATCACAGAGGAGCCCGTAGAACGAACAGTACCTCTGACTCGCCAGAAACCGGCGATAAAGAGGGAGAAGCCGAAGGTGGAGCCTGTTAAACCGATAATTATCGGTCACAATCATCACGCAAGCGGTCTGGTGACCACTTCTGGCGCAGTAGTGAACAGTGCCGCGTCTCCGACGCCTGGTAGCAACGCCAGTGCCACATCGGATACGAAATCTCTAAGCAAGGATGATTTGTCAAACATGTCAATGGTGGATTACGCGAAAGTCAGATACAGAGCGGCTCAGCAAAATCCTCCGACTCAACAGAGGCTGGAGGAGCAGAAAACAAACAACAACTTCAATTCTACAGAGCAACTGGTGTCGACCACGAGGTCCAAGTTCGAAACGGAGATACAAAAGGACAAGGAAACTAACAAAGACGAGAAGGATCCTGTTACGTCTAGATGGGGTCCTAGAATAAATTCTCCTAGGCCGAGAATCGAACAAGTGCCCCATCCGGAATTGACCACGCAACAGAAGCAGCATATAAGAGCTGCTGCCGCGACTGGCACCGGAAACAATCCTATTAGACCGTTTTTGACCAGAGGATCCGTCGCGGAACGCGTTTTGATCTTCGAGAAGTGTCCGAGTGAGCTGTTGCTTGACAAACGGGGGCCACGGCAACCGGCAATCAACACTTGGAGAACCGGGCACGATGTTCAAAACAAAGCTCAG ACGTACGCGAAAGACAAGACACAGCAAAAGAGCTTGCCACCGCACACGACACTCCAGAGGCACGTGAAAGCGAACAGAAACGTTCACATACCACG ATTTTACTTTCCCGGAGGGAAACCTCTGCCATTGTCGCAAGTAGAGGCAACTATCGCGAGGATCACCGCTGCTTTCCAAACTCTTCCTGGTCATCGTGCATCTCGAGCCCAATTTCACGCTATCACCAAG GCATGCGACTTGCCGCTCTATTGGAAGGTGCCGCTTTTCCTTGCCGCCGGAGGAGATCAGACCGGCTACGTTGAGATGAACGCGTTCCTCGAGTTTTGGAAAGA ACTGTCGAACACCTACCATGACGCGGCAAGCAAGTTTATCCGAATCACAACCCGGGGCCAGAGGAACAATATACTACCAGAGGATTTGATCCCATTGGTACAAGACGTAGTCGAGACTCATCCCGGTTTAACTTTCCTCAAAGAAGCTACTGAGTTCCATTCACGCTACGTACACACG GTGATCGCCAGGATATTCTATTGTGTGAATCGAAGCTGGAGCGGAAGAATTTCCGTCGCCGAACTGCGAAGAAGCAACCTTCTGTCGGTGATAGCGATCCTCGAACACGAGGAGGACATCAATCAAGTGACTGCCTACTTCAGCTATGAGCATTTCTATGTGATCTACTGCAAATTCTGGGAGCTTGATCGAGATCACGATCTCTTCATCGATAAAACGGATCTCACAAAGCATAATGATCATG CTCTTTCCAAGCGTATGATCGCGAGAATATTCAGCGGTGCAGTGACCAGGGGTGGCGTGAAAAGCGGAAACGGCGTTCAACAACCCCAGGATAAAATGAGTTACACGGAATTCGTGTGGTTCTTGTTAAGCGAGGAGGACAAAAACCATCCGACTGCTATTGAATATTGGTTCAG ATGCATGGATCTCGATGGCGATGGATATTTGTCGATGTACGagctggaatatttttatgaagaacAGTTGCATCGTATGGAAGCGATTGGACTGGAAACGTTGCCCTTTGAGGATTGCCTTTGTCAG ATGTTGGACATGATCAAACCAGCGACGCCGGGAAAGATATCTCTAAGCGACTTGAAGAAGTGCAAGATGACCTCAATCTTCTTCGACACGTTCTTCAACCTCGAGAAGTACCTGGACCACGAGCAGAGAGATCCCTTCGCATCTGCTAGGGAGCATGACCCTGATGGTCACGAG CTGTCGGATTGGGACCGATTCGCAGCAGAGGAGTATGAACTGTTGGTCACCGAAGAGAGCGGTAACGAACAGAATGAGCAAAT GCTGTGTGATGATGAAATGTAA